catcttcaagatcggtgatggtggcgggctaaccgtgaagctggcccgccgaATTTGAAAACTTTCGAAGTCTCTCACGGTCGTATtttttgagcccaaaatttgaaaatggtatagaatgaaagcccaaaattcactctatcaaatgacaccttcatcttcaagatcggtgatggtggcgggctaaccgtgaagctggcccgccaatgtataacccttattaaacccatttccggttgagcccaaaaattgaaacttggtttttctggaagcccaaaaaaagccctaaatattggcatatgtttcaaattttgggctcgatatggtggggcggcaagggacctggttacctacaacccttcccccccgctgacggtgTTTTAtggagcccaaaaattgaaagtggtatcatatgatagctgaagacttgtttcatcgattctcatcaattttctcTGGAATACACTTTCCCTGGCGGCGACAAGGGACCTTGTTTAATACATTACCCCCCCCTCCCCCTGCCTATAACGTTTTTCCTCCGCCAGCAGCGTAatattgagcccaaaatttgaaaatggtatagaatggAAGCCCAAAATTCGCTCTATCGAATGACATattcatcttcaagatcggtgatggtggcgggctaaccgtgaagctggcccgccgaATTTGAAAACTTTCGAAGTCTCTCACGGTCGTATtttttgagcccaaaatttgaaaatggtatagaatgaaagcccaaaattcactctatcaaatgacaccttcatcttcaagatcggtgatggtggcgggctaaccgtgaagctggcccgccatgtataaacccttataaaacccatttccggttgagcccaaaaattgaaacttggttattctggaagcccaaaaaaagccctaaatattggcatatgtttcaaattttgggctcgatatggtggggccagcttcacggcggtgttatttatttatagttacAGTGTGTGTAGTCATCACGAGATGATTCAGTACGCTTTAAAATCATACACATGCTTGTGCTATCTAGCGGTGAAAGTAGAAAGTATTAAtcaagattttttcaatactgTTTTTAGTGAATTATTAAATGATTGAAGATAATAAAGCTACAAATAATGCTATTCATTGTCTCATATCTCATACAATGTAGAATGAATCgtgattcaatattaatattgataattgaaacaGCAAATTTCCTTCCATTCTAAAAGATGGATGGGGATCTTCTGTGAAAGTTACTCTTTTCTCTGCTAGGTAGCGGCTGCGGCACTTCTCAAGTTGGGAATACTGATGGAATATAGTCACTATATTTTTCATGAGTCACTGTCGCTGAAGTGACTGGATACTGTGAAGTGATTGGAGAGGTTATGACAATATCTTGTCTCATTGTAACTTTATCAGCTATCAAGTATTAAAGTATCCTAATAGTTGGTAATTCATAGAAGGAGTTTGGCTCTATTTCCTGGTTCCCTGAATCCCGAAAAGAACATTAAAGCTGAGGAATTGTTcacataatttaattatttatagaGGAAATAATAAATCCATAAAGTTAATTTGCTATTTTTATAAAAGAGACAGATTTTCTCGTTTACATATTCGTGTTGCAAGTTTTTCTAACAGTTATATTTCATATGGAAGGTTATTTCATACATTGCGCTCTGTTCCAATGTTCCcaaaaatattgacaaatttTGAGACAATGTACATTATCATAGATCAAATAGCTGAGAACTACCCAAGTTCTTCATCACTTGACtataatgacaaaaatattaaaaaagcgAGAATAACGGGCTCTTCAACAGTGATAATGCACGAACAGAAAAGCTTCGAGAAGATATGAGACTCCTGGTTAGATCTCACCAGCATCTTAACAGGTGAGATAGTAGaagaaatttaaagaaaatactCAATCATGGTAGTAATGAATATTGAGGAGacttttttaaagaatattttatcCACCTCAGTGATTCTCAGAATGATGTGCACTTGCCCATAATGAGTCTCGAACCGGCCCTATTCATTTGTGTTTATATATAATGTTTCCCGTACTATCTATTAATGTTAACGGGGACTATTAATTTTTTAAGGCCCTATTAATGTTTATAACTTTAGGGACCCTAGAGTTCCTGATTTCTCAACCAGACATGACTGAATATCTCCAGCCAGGTAACTCTCATGTTATCGAATGGAGACGTTGAACTGTCAGTCCCGGCTAAAGCATAAAGGCTGTAAGGACTCGCAAAGTTCAATGCCAACAGCACTATCTGtcagcaaaagttgtaacaatgaTGAGCGTCTTATGAAAATGATTGCCGACTCCAAGTTCACGTTccagatttgaaaaatatttgaagaacatgaattatttaaaaatatgtatatttttttattttgtatattctaCTGATATTGAGTATGTAATAAATACAGCATACAAACGTTtctttcatgagttgatcaaatttctggttgaggtCTTGAATCCAGTTGGCTCAATGACAACTCTTCATGGTTCCTCATCATCTAACCTCTGACCTTTCACCCATTCCCAACGTGAGCTTTCCAAATAGCTATTATTCATTTAccattgatttatacaataagtacatcatgaaaatgatagggagagaaaaaaaatgcttcccatgttattcaaatggctTACTTTTACTCTCTAGGGAATTTTTCAGTTTATTGATCTCGAGGATGAATTTACCATTATGTTCCATAGAGTAAAGTAAGTACAtaagacagtaggtggaggaaaagtgaATTGCAATCGTTTTCTACACATGGTGATAAAAGTATTAAAGAAGTAGAATCTCACTCACTTGGTGACTAAGGGGAGTGAGAGTGAGGGGAGAGTTCCAAcatgaatacaataataaattaaaacgtagaataataattcaaatcgaatcaaaattgtttatttatccTGAGTAATAATAACAAGAGATGAACACTTAGAAATAAGAATTACATTGGAATGATAATACACagtattgaattaaataatacaataaaaataaggaaGGTCCCCGCAAGGTTGAAAAACCTgtgcgcagaggccgagtgtttGAAAATCTAGATATTCTACAAGTTCAGGAAAAAAGATAAAATAGATTAATTCAGTGAAaggaaacaataaaaaactgaaagaaaaattactagatttgaaaagaaacttattaaacttaaaaataaactaaaatcCTAGGAGGAAAAGTGAGAAGGAAAAGGGGAGTAACAGAGAATAGATGAGAAAGCAGAGGGAGACCTGATGAAATTAAGTTttgtttttcaagataaatattgGAGAGAATAAGAGAAAATTTACTTGGCTTTTGCAGCcactatttaaattattatgtcatTCGAAGCTAACCACTCATTTATATCTCTTACCAGCTTTTTACTCAACTTATTGCTGATCAATTGACgaggaattttatttatgagTTTTGATACAATGTATGAGAACTGTCTTCAGCAGATAGATAAATTAGTGTCAGCAGCCTGAAAAGTGATGGATGAGGGACGaagattatatatatagattcacgCAAATTGAATAGATCTTTATGTTTGTTCATATAAGCTATGAGAATGgaaaaaaaatctcagtaccctttttgaattacttTACCACATTATGTTTCAatattgatgccattttcaagtcaagactgtcaaatggcatcaatgttgaaacatgttatgATAAAGTACCTTATTCAAAAAGGGGACTGAGATTATCattttttctattcatattacaagtagccctatacagaaaagagataagttATGAGAATATTAATATACAACTACCTTACAGTTAGAAccttgaattcaaaataaaatatcttcaCTCGGATAGCGTCTAGGCTTTCCTAGTATGGCTTTGATTAGGGTTTTTTGAATGACAAAAATGTTTCTATATGATTAGAATAAGATCCACCCCAAATTCTAATCCCATATCCCAGATACGATTGTATAAGGCAAAATAAGCTTTGAAACCTCTTTGTCACTAACTTGGCTAATATTACGAAACTTACTTATCCAATGTTTAAGTTTATTACAAGTAGTGTTTATGTGGACATTCCATCTTGAATGTCAGTTAACCATCTTTATTGTCTTAATCAAGATACTTGTAATTTTAACAGCATTGaatgactcttgccacaaaatCCATTCATCATGATAGTAGCTGTGAACAAAAACTTTTTAGTCAAATTCCAGGAAAATATTAGAATACATCCTAGTAAGATTCacattaaactgtcagcattgcaTAAATGTTATTGTGAGTAACGCTtattagtataatattatactatcagCTTTGATGCCTTCAACTACtatgaatgttgaaaaattgtgttttttgtCTCGTTTTACAGATCCGTGAAAAGTTGTGTAAAATGCTTCGAATACGGAATACTTGCATTAAGTGTCCTAATAAGTATGGATACATGCTCCATTTTCTACTTCATTTACAGGTAGTACTACTTCATAATTCAATCAACAAATTTACTCACATGTTAATATATTATCACTGCAAACTAATATGGCAAATATTTGAATCTCTCTGCTGAGCACTATTCACTTTTTTATATAACATATTCATTGGGATATCTGCAATCATGGGATTTCATTATGAAACCAGTTAATATTCAAGTTGTATAAGATCTGAAAATCCTCCAGTACATGTGATTTAAGAATAGTTCTAGCAAACATGTGAAAATACCAAAAACTTGGCAACAAagagaattaattaattaaattggcaacaaaaattatttgcaaaTAGCCATTGATATGAATCATTTCAAAAGATGATATTAAAGAGATGATTTGTGTTTTACACCTGCTATATAATATTAGTGAGCTATTTAGCTCAATAACCTAAAGTGCAATACACTCAAAGCTATTTACACCGTTTCCTGATTTATAGTTCACCTTTCCCTGATAATAGAGAACTAACGTATTATTTAGAGAttcagttatttgaatggtagaaaaatactaaaaatgaTTCCTTTGTCAACAGGCAGAAAGTAGCATAATAGTCATGAGCTACCTACTATTATGCTCAACTTACACGACTGTGTTGCTTCTGGTTTATTACATAGGACAGCGTGTTACAAATCAggtgaataataaaattcatcatacACTTTAaactaattatgattttttttaatgtgtCATGAtttttaaggtaccccaatttcaagttttctataaggttcaaggtcccctgagtccaaaaacatgatttttgggtattggtctgtgtgtgtgtgtatgtgtgtgtgtttgtgtgtgtgtgtgtgtgtgtgtgtgtgtgtgtgtgtgtgtgtgtgtgtgtgtgtgtgtgtgtatgtgtgtatgtctgtgaacaccatAACTcaattcctaattaaccgatcgacttgaaattttgaacttaaggtccttatataatgaggatccgacaataagaaattcaataaaattcaattcaagatggcggataattactaaaaaaagatgtttttcaaggttttctcaaaaataacttgaccgatttttttcaaattcatacccagtatagttatttatcagctctatcaacactggcatgagtctcctttctgggaaaacaAAGGGAGGTCCACCCCattcttgagaaatggacttttgAGGATGCTATAGACGTCGTGCGCTAAAATGTCTGTAAAGTGATGAACTGaactccaaaaaaaaaaaataaatctatgTCTTAACAATTTagtaattacaattaaatacattactaacaatgaccacacaacttgtcaaagtggtcatataatttccaaaacttaaaatgaatgtcaagtgaattttatgatggaaataaaattattatttattttatttacttagtaacctccttctcgtgcatgaggtaggtaggtagcgcagttcataaaaagagcacatagtcgagatatttcatctgtagaacagctgtttttacgactttaaaaaaatgacggctaaaaaaaaatcatcgaatttcacaattcacacgaCGAAAAAGTTCTCTGAagcaattatataatatacacatatacagaagtctgatcgtagtttcaaatatgagcaaggaaagtgttgtgtgagtgtaccacatcaGATGTTTTTTATTGTTACTTTTTTGTTACAGAATGATCTATTCCGTCGAGGACTAGCCAAGCTACAGTGGATAGGCAAACCGACCTGGTTCAAGCAGACGTTACTCATAATGATGATAAAAGCAAATACTGACATTGAAATAAAACCATACAGCCTTTATGTCCTGAACCTAACATCATACAAAGATGTCAGTCTGATTATATACTGCACTTCTTTGAATTTCATTATTGTGTAGGCTAATCTACTACTAATCTAGCAAGACAGTCATACGTCATCAATCATCTCTCGATCTCAATCGCTCTTTCTTTCTCACATACTCgcattctctctcttccacaACCATAGCAGTCGCTGTAATTTGGTATTGGTGTGATCAAAATGAAGTGGCCCTTCTTTGTTGAGATGTTAGATGGATCTGTTCAAAAAAGGCATTTTGTTACCAATTTTCTGTAGttcaagaattttcaaaaatcagaCACTTTCCAGCAAAATGTTTAGAGCAAGAGGAAAGTGATGGTGAAGGAGGTGTCTCGCTGTTGAACTTATAGTTctggaataattttattttgttatttcaccATTCTATAGTCACAAAGtgaaattgtgacgagaaaataattgatgatatttttgaaagacGCTCGACTATCAGCAAGCTAgctgaccgcggagataaggagggTACCGATGACGCAACATCCTCCGCGCATCGAGAGGATTCTTACCGCATCTGGCGGCGGCccaactccatcccctctacTTTGGGAGAGTATAATAACGCctgacgagccccagaccagaGCATTCCACTCCCAACcctcctgctccttgtacagcggcctgttggctgccgtacgtccctctCCTttcatcctcccagggcacagggGCCCGTTGACTGCCGTCCCTATccatccatcctcccagggcacagcggcccgttggctgccgtccctatccatccatcctcccagggcacagggGCCCGTTGACTGCCGTCCCTATCcgccatcctcccagggcacagtggcccgttggctgccgtcccttaaCGTCTATCATCTCCAGGCACAGCGGCcagttggctgccgtccctcctCTCTATCCTCCCTCTTTCTACTATACTGGAGCGGAATGgaggccgtaaggccaatacaaaattacctcgaagtggtgtcatcagagtagAGAGCGAACTTCACGctgtcagaagcaccaggaggtgctatCCACGCCAGCTAAGGcacaaagaaggaagaagaggaacttcgacttgcctcctttccccgcccacattaagactgagctaagtcatccaggagcaacacctgggtatcaatcacctacCTCTGAAggtactcagggtgtacgtgatactATCATTGTACTGCATGACAACAAACTCTGTGATTGACGTGAAGAAATTGGTTgtaga
This window of the Nilaparvata lugens isolate BPH unplaced genomic scaffold, ASM1435652v1 scaffold7721, whole genome shotgun sequence genome carries:
- the LOC120356725 gene encoding uncharacterized protein LOC120356725; the encoded protein is AESSIIVMSYLLLCSTYTTVLLLVYYIGQRVTNQNDLFRRGLAKLQWIGKPTWFKQTLLIMMIKANTDIEIKPYSLYVLNLTSYKDIMKAAFTYGNIIYSRKSA